A single Candidatus Aegiribacteria sp. DNA region contains:
- a CDS encoding cobalamin B12-binding domain-containing protein yields MDRRIRILIGKPGLDGHDRGAKYIARALRDAGMEVIYTGIRQTPEAIANAAIQEDVDFIGLSLLSGAHNYLFPEVARLLEEKGAADIILFGGGVIPEEDIPALKKAGFKAIFTPGTAATEVIEFIQNEFQSG; encoded by the coding sequence ATGGATCGCAGAATACGTATACTGATAGGAAAACCGGGTCTTGATGGACATGACAGAGGTGCCAAATACATAGCGAGAGCTCTGCGCGATGCAGGCATGGAAGTTATCTACACCGGAATTCGGCAGACACCGGAAGCAATAGCTAACGCGGCCATCCAGGAGGATGTCGATTTCATCGGTTTGTCTCTGCTGTCCGGTGCTCACAACTATCTGTTCCCTGAAGTAGCCAGGCTTCTTGAAGAAAAGGGTGCTGCTGATATCATCCTTTTTGGAGGAGGAGTTATTCCGGAGGAGGATATTCCTGCTCTGAAGAAGGCTGGATTCAAGGCTATCTTCACTCCGGGAACTGCCGCGACTGAAGTTATCGAATTTATTCAGAACGAATTTCAGTCAGGATAA